The DNA window CtgtatatgatttattttataattttatgctaAACTACTTTATTAATTTATCTATCTAGTAATTTAACAGTTTTTCCCCCAAGAGTATGCAAATTACATGAGAActggatttttcttctctgtaatgcATCACTGTAACTACATGATATAGTAATACAAAACTATTTTAGACATTAAAACCAAACCAGTCACCATATGAATACTCTTTAGTGACTATAGTCAGTGCTACATGGAAGAGAATAATCATGCAGCTGATCCCTGCTTCAATCCCTAACAGTGTATGGGATATGATAAAGAAGTGTTGTACTAAGCCACAAACATTGGATATAATTTGTTAGCGAGCACCAGAAAACTGACACAGGGCACTTCAAAATGGTTACAAAACCAACTTCCTTACCTTTCTTCCATGATTCCTCTAGACGGATAATATGCTACAGCCACAACTGTCATCTGTCACTGTCATCTGAACATTATCTCCTCTGAAATGATtgccttaatttttttgtgtgttttttagaTGTCTTTCCTGCTACCATGATACCTACTTAAACAAGAGAATTAGCTGGTGGATAAATTATGGCTTTacgaaaaataaattatttaaacacgtattatggtaaaggaaatatagattttaaaaaacttaaaagaaaaaaaaccttaccCAGATTGCATCATTTCCCAACCAGTTTGACTGAAAATGGATCCAGTGGAGtgcctgtattttatttatttataatttattatttagaaCTTCAAATTGTTTTTATTCCAATCTGAAATGATTAGCTCTAAGCAGTCCTGACATTTACCGGGTGGttatgaaaagaaagcaaaatcgATCGTGACTAAAAGGCCCGTTTCTGCATAAGTTTATCACTTGGGACAACCCCGTCAAGCAGCCCccctggaggagaggagaaaagaggaggcTGGCGATTCAGCGGCCACCGGGTGATCGGACAGGTCGGAGGAATGCTGGAGCTGAGCTAATGTCCAGGTAAATGTGGCATTCATGCTAGCCATCTGTCCACAGGTCAGTGGGTGAACAAACTCAAAATCATTATCtctaatgaatgaatatacaaTGACAGTCTTGTGCGTGGCCAAGGACCATCGTGCAGGAGCATGGTTGGGGAAATTAGGCATTGGGCAAAGCGTCGCTAGTCTTACAAGAGAGAAcagtagttgtgtgtgtgtgtgtgtgtgtgtgtgtgtgtgtgtgtgtgtgtgtgttttccttgaGACACTCTAATATCTGAGATAAGCTTGCAAGAGTGGTGTTTCCACTTGGCACCCTTGTCTTTTCCTTGCTCAGAGCAGCGCTGATATTTTGCAGAGATAGTTTGAGGTGCGAGGTTTCTGAAGAACatgctttttttcctccaacGTGTCCTGTCCATCTTGTCGCCTCATTTTTGGTTTTGCTCTTGTGGGGCAGGAAGCTGtttcacttcctctttctctgcatGGTGCCATGCACACTTAAAAAGTTAGAGCTTGTGATACTAGCTATATCATGCCTTTAACTGAAACAGCAACTCCCTCTTCTGTATTCATGTTTATTGCTTTCCAAGGTGAGCTCATAaaagacacacatatataatatatataaaaaatatcacAAGAGAAATTCCAGTTTCTCTAAACAGAtatctactgagcacctactctaaACCAGGCACAGAGGGGAATCAGGAGATGAAGAAACTGTTTCCTGATCTTATAAACTTCACAGCTTAATGCAGAAGATGAATTTGcatatcaataaaaaattaaattagagcCAACACAGAAGTAAAATCAGCATGCTGAAGGaatcagagaaaggaaggattgggggtgggggcgtGATGCATTAGGCAGATTATCTGTGCAAAGCACTTGACCTGAAGACACCATTGTCTTGATTTTTGACAACTTCCTTCCAAGGTAAGAAACATTGCCctgttttgcagatgggaaaGGGTTAAACCACAGAAGGGTTAAATGAGAAATGCAAGGTCACATGGTAAGGAAGAGGCAGACCTGGAATTTGAACGCAAGTCTCTCTGACTTCAAAACCCAGGCTGGTAAGAATCTATGGACAGCTTATGCAGAAGATGGTGTTTGAGCTGGGACAGGCAGCAAAGGCACATTTATTCCAGAAGGAGGAGCCAGATGATTTTGGAGGCAAAGTTCTGAAGGCTTGAAAGCACATCACATCTGAGGAAGAATCAGAGGTTGGGTGTGCTGGACACAGGCCCAATGCCAGGAAGTGTACAGGCACAATGCCAGGAGACTAGATGCCACCCACTGTAGATGCCTGGAATGTGACACTGAGGACTCTGGGCCTGATTCTATGAGCACTGGGGACCCGCTGGAGGGGAATCTCAGAGTCCAGGACTAAGTCAGGTCCTCGTTGCAAATTCAGTCACGTCCAGAGATATCTGGACAGCTGATGGAATAGACTCAGAGGGGTTTATGTACAGGTGGGACCAAGGAACCTCCCAGGATGGATGACAATGAAACTCACAGAGGCTGACCCCTCAGCTATGACCATAAGGAGTGAAGATGACCTGCTAGCCCCCTAACAATggatggggctggagaaggagccCTTCCTGGGGGCAGATGAGGCAGGCACGTAACTCAGTTGGAGAGAACACTCAGGATTAGAGAGAGGGACCATTAAGTGCATTACAAAGTTCTGACATGTAGAGTTTTTTCTGGCCCAGACCCGTGGGCTAAAAtcagccttggggagggggctgtgatGAAGGCCGGTGGCCTTTAACACCTGGGGCACCAGAATCTCCCTGTGAATATGAAGGATTGcctgtattttatttggaaaCTTCTGAAGAAATAcaaggctcttgtttttttaatagtaactttttttcatttaatagaatGAGTCTGTCTTTTCAGGTATCATCCTTTATAACTAGGAAAACTTGGGCAAATAAACACCccaagcattttaattttaatttcaactatatgctcaaaccaaaagaataaaaaataagtcaaGAAATCTTAAAGAATGGGTGAATCTATATGGGGACAAAATAGTTCAATCCCATACATATTATATCTCTGAAAAGCAAACATGAATTCATATTTTTCACATTAGTAAAGACTAAAGTAACAAATTATTGAGATGCCAGTAGCATGATTTGGTTATATCAACAAAGCATGTCTACAAAGAAGAATTCAGAGAGAAGCAGAGTGTAGAAAATTTATTGCCACATAGCCAAATTTGAAGTGTCGTCATGCAGAATTTCTGTTTCTAATCTTTACTTAGGTGTTCTGTAACTCATAAAGAATCAAACTGAGTTTgctgaaaagtaaaatatctaaaGTTATAAGCACATAGATATTTAACAAAAGTCTCCAAAGGCTTACCATCTTTATTATCTAAatacattatgaaaataaaaaaaaaagtgaataacaGTTATctaaagaggaaagcaaaaaaaatattcattatggGTTGAGGAGAAAAGGTATATTATATCAATTACTAGGTAAGTGATAATGTATTTTCCCATAAAAAGTCTCAAATCTCCAGTAAATTTGTGAACTGAATATGAGATTGGCTAAATACATAGTTTCTTATCAGCAAGACACCCTGTGGATTTCCTGATATCAGAAAATCCAGCATAAAACAATAAGCTCAGgtatgaataaatataataaatccaCAGTAATgtagaaaaaacaaactaaacattCATATCTGATTATACAATGGCAGAATTAAACAGGAGAACAGAAAATGAGTTCAAATCAAGCAGCTAATGCTTTACATTAAGGTAACAATTTTCTCATCGCCATCAGGACATCCTTGTTTCTCAGAGTGTATATCAGGGGGTTAAACATCGGGGTGACAATGgtatagaaaagagagaaaaacttgTCTGTTCTGGAGGAATTTTTGGATTTAGGTCGTAAATATGTAATGATTCCAGatccaaaaaataaagtcacaacCATGACATGAGAGGAGCAGGTGGAGAAGGCCTTTGCTCTTCCTGTTGCCAGTGGCAACTTCAGGATGGTGGAGGTGATCTTAATGTAGGAGCCAAGAATCAACAGAAAAGGGATCATGACAAACAGCACAGCAACTGTGAAGACCATCATCTCATTCAGAAAAATGTCCCCACAGGCCAGCTTTAGTACTGGGGGGATGTCACAGAAGTAGTGGTTGATTTGGTTGGATCTACaaaagggcagagagaaaatCTGGCACGTTTGCCCTATCTCAACTGGAACTCCAGTGACCCAGCAGGCAGACACCAGCTGGACACATACCTTGCGGTTCATGACTAGAGGATAGTGCAGAGGGTTACAAATGGCCATGTAGCGGTCATAGGCCATCACTGTAAGAAGCAGGCACTCTATGTTTCCAAACATAAGGGCACAACTCATTTGTGTTGCACAAGCAGACAAGGAAATGTGCCTTTTCTGAGTCCAAAGGTTTATGAGCATTCTAGGAAGAGTGACAGACACATAACAGATttccaagaaggaaaaattaCTGAGGAAAAACTACATGGGAGTCTGGAGAGTCTGGTCGGTCCTGGTTATGAGAATGATGATGCCATTTCCCATCAGAGTTACCACATAGATAAACAGAaacatcacaaaaagaaacaTCTGGAGACTGGGAAAATCAGAAAATCCCAAAAGAACAAATTCCATCACTGAAGTGAAATTCACATCCACTAGGTCTTTTGGGGGTTCCATCTGTGAAAATAGTACAATTAGACATTTCTGTTTTGGGGCTTGTTTTGTAATTCTATTAGTTAAAGGGATTTGGGGGAAGTAGTACATAAGATTTCTATTCTCTATTAATGTTTAGCATTTTATATACTGGACTCAACACAACTGAAGTCTAATGGAGAATATGTACGctaaattctaaatataaaaacataatatctAATTCTAGGTTTAACTTTAAATGAAAGTGATGTGTTTGAGAATTATGCGTTTTCATTTTTGATCTGCTTGTGTGCGGAACAAAATCAATCCATTTTACTCCtcatattaacaaacagaattCTGAGGCAGAAACATTTGCATCCCACTTTCTCAGTGGTAGGGCATCGCCAAACTTTGTAATGTATTTTTCAGGAATTTCTCAACTCTTCCATTAGACCTTTCCCAAGAATAAGGCATGCCTTCCCTTCCATATCATGCAGCTATAATTCTTAACTATTTGTGCATACACTTTATTTGAGATCATTCTGATTACATTTATCTATCAAAATAAACATCATGGCCATCAGGCATTATAAAGTAAGAACTTTTATTTATCTTACGCAACCTTGAAACTTAGGTTTGACAATGTTTTTTGACCTATTGGTTGTTTAATTAATAATGACAAACTTGAAGGAAATATATTGATGATATGATTTCTGAAACTCTGCCAAGTAAATCTATTCTCAAATGTCTTGCTATGTGCCATCGgtcatttgcatttaaaaattattactttaataatatatctaaattgaaacacatgaaaatcaaaattgaaaactataaattatttaaaatatggttaATAGACagttgtcaaaaatatcaaaagcagagaatatatattttagctAGAGGGCATGTAAGCAAGTACATTTTAGTCTGTAATTAATGAGCCATACAGAGACTCAACTTTCTCCTGTATTGAGATATACTTGGAAACTattggaatttaaaaagaaaggtgatTAGCATATTATAGCTTTAAATAATATCTGGGAAAacggaaaacaaaaatcattctaACCAAGCTACACTTGTGTTAGTAAACTGCTTGCAATAACATATTCTTGAATTGTGTTGATGTCCTCATGCTatattatagatgaagaaactagggTTCAAAGGTTTACAtgactaaactaaaaaaaaaaaaaaagtttgctttgaCTCCCAGGATTCATGAGCATTGTGAGAAAGGTAACGAATCCATAGTGATTTCCAAGAGGGAAAAATTGCCAAGGAAAGAATACATGGGGATCTGGGGGTCAAGACCCACTTTTGTTATTAGAATTATGGTGTTATTGCCCATCAGCATAATGATACCTGTGACTAAGGACAATCCAAATAGAAACCACTGGAGATGGGGAACATCAGCAAAGTCCAAGAGAAGAAATTCCATCAATCCAGTTAGATTTTCTtctggtgtttttgttgttgctgttgttttcttttttctttctttcttttttttttttttttggtgctttaTCTGTAGAAAGAGGAAATTTAGCCTGTGCTTTCACGTTTCCTTCCCCAACATTTCTTGTTCTTCAGTTTGTCTCAGGATGACTAGACTGGCTTTCATGATCACTGCAATTGTTTCTGATTTAAGAATGTTACTATATATGTATTTCCCACTTTCCAGTTTAGACCCCATAGGTTATCACTGTAAAAGCTCCACTGAAATTTCCTTTAGAGTCATTCCACATACTTTCTGAATACAGCCCAGGATAAACAATTTTTTCCCTACTCAGCACAGTCACTAGAACATCATTGACAAATGTGAAGAAGACCCAGAACTTTGCCTCATGAtcatacatttaattaatttcactTCTAGACAATCCTATCATACTTCCCTATACATTTCCCACTCAGTATCTCTATATCATAAAGTGTCTTTTCTCACACGTTTTCAACTACCTACTTGAATCCTTCATTCCCCTCTCATCACTTGATCTTGAGCATATGTGTTCCTATTTTTCAGTTCATACTATTAGACAGTTAAAATATTGGTAGCATGATTATTGTCCTCTTGAGAATTAAATATCTGTTGATAGAGTAATAAGTGGAAAGCATAAGAGGgttttattcagaaaaattaacATGAGAACATAGACACAGATAGAAACACTAAAAGTGTTTAAACCTGGGGAAATAGGGACAGTGTGGAAGGTGTTCattacctttgtgtgtgtgtggacagagGGACAAAAGATGCTGGCTATTTCGTATTACCCTGTGTGCTGTGTGCACCACCACTACATTTGTTGATCCTCAAAAAAAGATTCTTTATTAACCATTTCTAACCTCACTCGTCTTTAGAGATAAGGATATTGAGACTCACTGAAGTTGGATAATTTGACCAATTGCATATAGTTTTGTGATTGGAAGCcagggctttttttccctttaggttCAAAGTCTATTTCCTTGATAGTTTATTCATGTGATATTAAGCAATTAGAGTTACTTGCTCATTTGTGAGTATTGAATGAGATAATATTGATAAAAGTATGACCTATCAAATTTAAACTAATTATTTATTAGTTAGGTTATATAATTATAACTACGATTATATTACATTCTTTGTACTCTCCAGGTTTATAGCACATAACCTAGCAAAACTGTATTTAATAGGATTATTGGGTCACATGTTGGTAGtcattattttccattcttccctttcatcagggCCAGGTCTAGAGTTAGGAGAGTGAAGCTCTTAG is part of the Balaenoptera musculus isolate JJ_BM4_2016_0621 chromosome 8, mBalMus1.pri.v3, whole genome shotgun sequence genome and encodes:
- the LOC118899648 gene encoding LOW QUALITY PROTEIN: olfactory receptor 10AG1-like (The sequence of the model RefSeq protein was modified relative to this genomic sequence to represent the inferred CDS: substituted 1 base at 1 genomic stop codon) — protein: MEPPKDLVDVNFTSVMEFVLLGFSDFPSLQMFLFVMFLFIYVVTLMGNGIIILITRTDQTLQTPMXFFLSNFSFLEICYVSVTLPRMLINLWTQKRHISLSACATQMSCALMFGNIECLLLTVMAYDRYMAICNPLHYPLVMNRKVCVQLVSACWVTGVPVEIGQTCQIFSLPFCRSNQINHYFCDIPPVLKLACGDIFLNEMMVFTVAVLFVMIPFLLILGSYIKITSTILKLPLATGRAKAFSTCSSHVMVVTLFFGSGIITYLRPKSKNSSRTDKFFSLFYTIVTPMFNPLIYTLRNKDVLMAMRKLLP